The following nucleotide sequence is from Paenibacillus odorifer.
CTCTGAAGTCAAACAAGCTGCGGAATCACTTGTGGGTCGTGTAGATGCATTCTACATTACTTTGGATAACACAGTCGTAAGTGCAGTGGATACCATTATTCAAACGGCTAATGACAAGAAAATCCCGTTCTTCTCCAGTGACCGTGATACGGTTGAAAAGGGCGCTTTTGCCACCGTTGGTTTTAAATATTTCGATCATGGTTATCAAGTGGGTCAAATGGCCGTGGATATCTTGAAAAATGGTAAAAAGCCAGCTGATATGAAAGTAACCATGCAAGAAAAACTTGATCTCATTCTTAACCTGAAATCTGCAGCAGCACAAGGCATAGAAGTGACTGATGCAATGAAGGCAGAAGTTGCCGATCAAGCTACCAATATTATTCAATAAGCCATTATATAGGGGCGATTTCGTGAGAACGCCCCTTTCCGCTCGAAGGAGGAAGTCATCTATGTTAAATTCGATGCTCGGGGCCGTTGAAATGGGTTTGCTTTACGCATTTATGGCTTTAGGTGTATACATTACCTTTCGTATTCTTGATTTCCCTGATTTGACTGTAGATGGGAGCTTTACCACTGGTGGCGCCATTGCCGCTGTTATGATTACTAACGGTTATGCACCATGGCTTGCTACCTTGGCCGCTATTGCTGGTGGAATGCTGGCAGGAATGTGCACGGGCCTATTACATACGAAAGGCAAGATTAATGGACTGTTATCCGGTATTTTGATGATGATTGCACTTTATTCCATTAATCTGCGGATATTTGGTGGCAAACCCAACTGGTCTTTAATGGGCGACACTACCTTGTTCACTTCCATTGATCCTCTGCTCGTACTGCCGTTTGTAGTTATTTTTGTGAAAATAGTAATGGATTTATTCCTGCGTACGGATCTTGGACTTGCGCTGCGGGCTACCGGAGATAATGCAAGAATGATCCGTAGTCTGGGTGTAAACACGGATAATACCACTATTCTTGGTGTCAGTTTATCCAATGGAATGGTGGCGCTCTCGGGAGCGTTAATTACTCAGTATTCTACTTTTGCGGATTCCTCGATGGGTATTGGGATGATTGTAATCGGTTTAGCTTCGGTCATCATCGGTGAAGCCATATTTGGTGCCAAAAATGTATTTCGGGCCACATTGGCTGTTGTGCTCGGATCCATAGTTTACCGGATCGTAGTTGCACTTGCCTTGCGGGTACCGTGGCTGAAAGCTTCGGATCTTAAGCTGATCACAGCAATTATCGTTATTTTCGCTCTTGTATTCCCGTCGATTCAGCGTTTCCTGAAGCAGAAGAATATGGCGCGGAGGCGTTCCGTTGAATTAGCTGAGCAAGCGCTAAGCAGCAAGAGAGGAGGCACCATCGATGCTTAAACTGGAGAACGTATCTAAGCTGTTCAATCCCGGAACACCAGATGAGAAAATAGCGCTGCTCGGCATTGACTTGGAGCTTCTTCCCGGTGATTTTGTCACCATCATTGGAAGTAATGGAGCTGGTAAATCTACGTTGATGAACATTATTTCCGGTGTCATGAAGCCGGATCTGGGTACAGCCAGCATTGAAGGAAATTCAATCAGCCATTTGGCGGAATTTCAACGGAGTCGCTGGATCGGCCGGGTCTTTCAGGACCCAATGGCGGGTACGGCTCCACATATGACGATTGAAGAAAATTTAGCTATGGCTTATAAAAGAGGCAAAAGCAGAGGGTTAACCTTTGGAGTAAATAAAGCAAAAAGAGCTTTATTTCGCGACGAGCTAAGCCGTCTGGGGATTGGGCTGGAGGATCGCCTGCGGGCAAAAGTAGGGTTGTTGTCAGGTGGAGAGAGACAAGCGCTAAGTCTGCTAATGGCGACATTTACTCAACCGCAAATTTTGCTTTTAGATGAACATACAGCAGCCCTTGACCCTTCTCGTGCGGAGCTGATTACTAAACTGACAGAGTCCATTGTCCGTGAGATGAAGTTAACCACCCTAATGGTTACCCATAACATGGAGCAGGCCATTCGTCTTGGCAATCGTCTAATCATGATGGATAAGGGCCGTATTATTTTGGATATCGACGAGGTTCGTAAAAAAGATCTTACCGTAGAACGGCTGCTCGGAGAATTCGAGACAATCAGCGGACATAAATTGGCAGATGACCGAATGATGCTTGGTTAGTCTGTTGTAGGTGTGAAGGTAGCTCAATATAAGGGCTTGAAGTGAACTCTGATTCTGGATTTCATTTCGAGCCCTTTTTTACATAGGATTTTTTTCGCCGAGCCATTATACTATCCTTATCTTTCAGTTCACGTAAATTTACCCAAATGGAACATTATGGTTTATAATGGAATTATAGTGATAATAAATGAAAATTATCATATTTAGGGAGCGGAGAATGCAGATGATTTGGAAAAATGTTAGCGCTTACAGAAGTTCGGGCATTTTCAACAAAATGATACTGATTATTTCCTTTTTGCTTCTACTTTCCTTTTTATTCTCGTTGACCGTTTTGCAATATGTGTATCGTATCTATGACAAGCAAATTTATGAAAAGGCCTCTGAGGTACTGGGGATGTCCTCTATAAGCATCGAAAATGCCCTAAGAGAATTGGATCAGCTTTCTTTTACAGTGGTGTCTGATGAGCAAATCCAAGAATGCCTGCGCCAATTGCAGAATGATCCACAGCCTTATGAAAGACAAGTTCTACATAACAAGATCATAAACAGGCTGGTTGCTTTTGCAGGGGCAGAGAAATACGTTTATTCCATGATGCTGATGGATACGAGTGGCGGAGTAATGACTGCGGGCAATCGTGAAGGGGTATCCCAGGATCTGCAGGATCAGTTAAAGCCATTAGCTGCGGAAGCTAGCGGGAGTATAGTGTGGTATCCGCAAGGAAACAGAAATTCACTTTTGGCGGTTCGGCAGATTAAATCTTATACAGGGTCAACGTTTACGCTGGATGATCTGGGAACACTCGTGATCCGTATTCGGATCGATCTAATCATTGCGGATAGTACGAGCGATACCGACCAATTAATAGCTGTTGATGCCACGACGGGACAGGCGATCTATCCTGAAGCACCGATTCTTTTGCCAGAAGAGCTTAAAGAAGAGACAGAACGTCCGGAGCTATATCGCACGGCCAAATATCAAGAAGGTACTTATTTTATAACCAAGACGAAATCATCTTATATAGATTGGATCTACATCAATGCAACTCCATTTAATGAGATGTTCAAACATATTACTTTTGTCAAAAAGCTGGTCGTCATCATATTCGCACTAATCTTATTAATTGGTCTCCTTTTAGGCTACAGGCTTGCTCGTAGTATTGTACGTCCGATCTCTAAGCTGACCAAAAAAATGAAGCAAATCGAGAAGGGCGATCTGGACAATCTGGAGGAACAGTCATTAGGTGTGGTTTCACAGACTGCGCAGGACGAGGTTAGTCAGCTAAACCGGACTTTTAAAATGATGATCCGCAGGATCAGAGAGCTTATTGATGAGAACTATGCGAAGCAGCTGATTATTAGAGAGACCGAGCTGAAAGCATTACAGGCACAGATTAATCCGCATTTTTTGTACAATACACTGGAATCGATCAATTGGTTAGCCAAAATGAACAAACAAGCCAAAATCTCAGAAATGGTAGAAGCGCTCGGTTACTTGTTCCGCAGCTCTATTGGTCTCAAGGATCCGCTAATTACACTTGAAAAAGAGATCACTATCGTGCGAAATTATGTCATTATCCAGAAAACACGGTTTGATGAGAGGCTTGATTTCCGGATGGATGTACCTGAAAATCTGCATGATGCATTAATTCCGAAGCTGACCTTGCAGCCTTTAATCGAAAATGCTATTCGCTATGCGCTAGAGCCTAATATTGAGCCGTGCACCATTTCTATAACAGTTAGTGAAGAAGATCAGGGCCTCGATATCAAAGTCAGTGATAATGGACCGGGGATGAGCGCTGAATTTATCAAAGATTTACAGATGGGGAGAGTTAAGACACGTGGAGAAGGCATCGGCTTAGCTAACATCGCGGAGCGTATTCAAATCGTCTTCGGCCCTGAATGGGGCACAGTCATAGAAAGTGAGCCGGGTCAAGGAACAACTATACATGT
It contains:
- a CDS encoding ABC transporter permease, translating into MLNSMLGAVEMGLLYAFMALGVYITFRILDFPDLTVDGSFTTGGAIAAVMITNGYAPWLATLAAIAGGMLAGMCTGLLHTKGKINGLLSGILMMIALYSINLRIFGGKPNWSLMGDTTLFTSIDPLLVLPFVVIFVKIVMDLFLRTDLGLALRATGDNARMIRSLGVNTDNTTILGVSLSNGMVALSGALITQYSTFADSSMGIGMIVIGLASVIIGEAIFGAKNVFRATLAVVLGSIVYRIVVALALRVPWLKASDLKLITAIIVIFALVFPSIQRFLKQKNMARRRSVELAEQALSSKRGGTIDA
- a CDS encoding ABC transporter ATP-binding protein, which gives rise to MLKLENVSKLFNPGTPDEKIALLGIDLELLPGDFVTIIGSNGAGKSTLMNIISGVMKPDLGTASIEGNSISHLAEFQRSRWIGRVFQDPMAGTAPHMTIEENLAMAYKRGKSRGLTFGVNKAKRALFRDELSRLGIGLEDRLRAKVGLLSGGERQALSLLMATFTQPQILLLDEHTAALDPSRAELITKLTESIVREMKLTTLMVTHNMEQAIRLGNRLIMMDKGRIILDIDEVRKKDLTVERLLGEFETISGHKLADDRMMLG
- a CDS encoding sensor histidine kinase — its product is MIWKNVSAYRSSGIFNKMILIISFLLLLSFLFSLTVLQYVYRIYDKQIYEKASEVLGMSSISIENALRELDQLSFTVVSDEQIQECLRQLQNDPQPYERQVLHNKIINRLVAFAGAEKYVYSMMLMDTSGGVMTAGNREGVSQDLQDQLKPLAAEASGSIVWYPQGNRNSLLAVRQIKSYTGSTFTLDDLGTLVIRIRIDLIIADSTSDTDQLIAVDATTGQAIYPEAPILLPEELKEETERPELYRTAKYQEGTYFITKTKSSYIDWIYINATPFNEMFKHITFVKKLVVIIFALILLIGLLLGYRLARSIVRPISKLTKKMKQIEKGDLDNLEEQSLGVVSQTAQDEVSQLNRTFKMMIRRIRELIDENYAKQLIIRETELKALQAQINPHFLYNTLESINWLAKMNKQAKISEMVEALGYLFRSSIGLKDPLITLEKEITIVRNYVIIQKTRFDERLDFRMDVPENLHDALIPKLTLQPLIENAIRYALEPNIEPCTISITVSEEDQGLDIKVSDNGPGMSAEFIKDLQMGRVKTRGEGIGLANIAERIQIVFGPEWGTVIESEPGQGTTIHVRIPYLKGVLENV